The Deinococcus planocerae genome includes a window with the following:
- a CDS encoding YlcI/YnfO family protein — protein MSKLSVRLPDSLHKRLKDLAKQEGVSVNQLISTAVAEKVSALLTEDYLSYLRERAARGSWEKFDAAMSLVPDADPADRLP, from the coding sequence GTGAGCAAGCTGAGCGTCCGTTTGCCCGACAGTCTGCACAAGCGCCTGAAAGACCTTGCCAAGCAGGAAGGCGTGAGCGTGAACCAGCTCATCTCTACCGCCGTCGCGGAGAAGGTGAGCGCCTTGCTGACCGAGGACTACCTGAGCTACCTGAGGGAACGCGCCGCGAGAGGCAGTTGGGAGAAGTTCGACGCGGCCATGTCCCTTGTGCCCGACGCCGACCCCGCCGACCGCCTTCCCTGA
- a CDS encoding HepT-like ribonuclease domain-containing protein, producing MAKNVALYFQHMLDSMNAIREYTGDNPDIYRHSRLVRDAVHRNLEIIGEAAKRCPVEVRAQFPDIPWRPMAGLRDVLIHDYDGIDPEEVVPVLTRDLPNLRPQVEAALARLKFLSVLDRAPDTEPDPDDRLP from the coding sequence GTGGCGAAAAACGTCGCCCTGTACTTCCAACACATGCTGGACAGCATGAACGCCATTCGGGAGTACACCGGAGACAACCCGGACATCTACCGCCACAGCCGCCTCGTCCGGGATGCCGTTCACCGCAACCTTGAAATCATCGGCGAGGCGGCCAAGCGCTGCCCGGTCGAGGTTCGCGCGCAGTTCCCGGACATTCCCTGGCGTCCAATGGCAGGTCTGCGTGACGTGCTGATTCATGACTACGACGGCATAGACCCTGAGGAAGTCGTGCCGGTCCTGACACGGGATCTGCCCAACTTGCGCCCGCAGGTGGAGGCGGCTCTGGCACGGTTGAAGTTCCTGAGTGTTCTTGACAGAGCCCCTGACACCGAGCCCGACCCGGACGACCGCCTGCCCTAA
- a CDS encoding nucleotidyltransferase family protein: protein MNLPAVRAFRQEIEALSRRHGVREVRVFGSTVRGDAGPTSDLDLLVRLEPGRSLLDRAAFKTDLEDLLGIPVDVANPDTLHPLIRDRVQREAQVL from the coding sequence ATGAATCTTCCTGCGGTGCGCGCATTCAGACAGGAGATAGAGGCCTTGAGCCGCCGCCACGGCGTCCGCGAGGTGCGCGTCTTCGGCAGCACCGTGAGGGGAGATGCAGGGCCAACCAGTGACCTCGACCTGCTCGTGCGTTTGGAACCGGGTCGCAGCCTTCTCGACCGGGCCGCCTTCAAGACCGATTTGGAAGACCTGCTGGGTATTCCCGTGGACGTGGCGAACCCGGACACCCTGCATCCCCTGATTCGTGACCGCGTGCAGCGTGAGGCTCAGGTCCTCTGA